The following are from one region of the Sandaracinus amylolyticus genome:
- a CDS encoding PP2C family protein-serine/threonine phosphatase, translating to MTTWIIAGVAGLVLVAFLFLLLGRRRDGGSREPAAVGVGAAGLAAGPLERRRDATGEEAGTKLASNPPPPAGAAHPNTSSNVGSMEIEISETGLPGEIEEDEPTGPQPRILVTAVGQTDAGRRRKHNEDAYLVLQAHSLFAIADGMGGYAAGEVASQMAIDVITASFETGHFGGSPIAGLPRRGDELVRAIQTANAAILKQARANEAQAGMGTTLVSARFSPNRKRVYIAHVGDSRLYRLRGGELTQLTTDHTLGAMGIQGPSANKLSRAVGVFDEVEVDLNVDEPHNGDYYLLCSDGLSKMVPEDEIAKIIRASSDDLDAAVRKLIGDANERGGKDNVSVILIRVDEPR from the coding sequence ATGACGACTTGGATCATCGCAGGCGTCGCCGGCCTCGTGCTGGTGGCCTTTCTCTTCCTCCTGCTCGGCAGGCGTCGCGACGGCGGCTCGCGAGAGCCGGCTGCGGTCGGCGTCGGCGCGGCCGGGCTCGCGGCGGGCCCGCTCGAGCGCCGTCGTGATGCGACGGGCGAAGAGGCCGGGACCAAGCTCGCGTCCAACCCGCCTCCGCCGGCCGGCGCGGCCCACCCGAACACCAGCTCGAACGTCGGCAGCATGGAGATCGAGATCTCCGAGACCGGGCTGCCGGGCGAGATCGAGGAAGACGAGCCCACCGGCCCGCAGCCGCGCATCCTCGTGACCGCGGTCGGCCAGACCGACGCGGGCCGTCGCCGCAAGCACAACGAGGACGCGTACCTCGTGCTCCAGGCGCACTCGCTCTTCGCGATCGCCGACGGCATGGGTGGCTACGCGGCGGGCGAGGTCGCGAGCCAGATGGCGATCGACGTGATCACCGCGTCGTTCGAGACCGGGCACTTCGGTGGCTCGCCGATCGCCGGGCTGCCGCGCCGTGGCGACGAGCTGGTGCGCGCGATCCAGACCGCGAACGCCGCGATCCTCAAGCAGGCGCGCGCGAACGAGGCGCAGGCGGGCATGGGCACGACGCTGGTGTCGGCGCGCTTCTCGCCGAACCGCAAGCGCGTGTACATCGCGCACGTCGGCGACAGCCGTCTCTATCGTCTCCGTGGTGGCGAGCTCACGCAGCTCACGACCGATCACACGCTCGGCGCGATGGGCATCCAGGGCCCGAGCGCGAACAAGCTGAGCCGCGCGGTCGGCGTGTTCGACGAGGTCGAGGTCGATCTCAACGTCGACGAGCCGCACAACGGCGACTACTACCTGCTCTGCTCCGACGGGCTCTCGAAGATGGTGCCCGAGGACGAGATCGCGAAGATCATCCGCGCCTCGAGCGACGATCTCGACGCGGCGGTGCGGAAGCTGATCGGCGACGCGAACGAGCGCGGCGGCAAGGACAACGTCAGCGTCATCCTGATCCGCGTCGACGAGCCGCGCTGA
- a CDS encoding O-acetyl-ADP-ribose deacetylase → MAITVERGDITQVEVEAIVNAANETLLGGGGVDGAIHRAAGRELLEACRALPIVEPPRVRCPVGEARITPAFGKLRATWVIHAVGPRYRGVSEDARLLASAFRASLALAEANEAKSVALPAISCGVFGYPIDAAACIAIGVARERDWRIDAIRFVLFSDDVLRAFQDALAKSAS, encoded by the coding sequence ATGGCGATCACGGTGGAGCGCGGGGACATCACCCAGGTCGAGGTCGAGGCCATCGTGAACGCAGCGAACGAGACGCTGCTCGGTGGTGGCGGCGTCGACGGCGCGATCCATCGCGCGGCCGGGCGCGAGCTCCTCGAGGCGTGCCGCGCGCTGCCGATCGTCGAGCCTCCGCGCGTGCGTTGCCCGGTCGGCGAGGCGCGCATCACGCCGGCGTTCGGCAAGCTCCGCGCGACGTGGGTGATCCACGCGGTGGGCCCGCGCTATCGCGGCGTGTCGGAGGACGCGCGGCTGCTCGCGTCGGCGTTCCGCGCGTCGCTCGCGCTCGCCGAGGCGAACGAGGCCAAGAGCGTCGCGCTCCCCGCGATCTCGTGCGGCGTGTTCGGTTATCCGATCGACGCGGCGGCGTGCATCGCGATCGGCGTCGCGCGCGAGCGCGACTGGCGCATCGATGCGATCCGCTTCGTGCTCTTCAGCGACGACGTGCTTCGCGCCTTCCAGGACGCGCTCGCGAAGAGCGCGTCCTAG
- a CDS encoding methyltransferase domain-containing protein translates to MTSEWRPDLYARFARERAQPFHDLLALVHPRPAMRAVDLGCGTGELTRVVHDTLAASTTRGIDSSETMLAKSAAYLAPGLSFARAPIEAFTPDAPLDLVFSNAALHWVDDHPALLARLASFLAPGGQLVVQVPANERHLSHTAAAEVATEPPFRAALAGWTRISPVLEISEYARALHALGLVDVHVRRQVYPHVLDTRDAVADWTRSTLLTAYLTRLPRELHAPFEARYRELLRARLPDERPFFFPFERILFRAVRSE, encoded by the coding sequence ATGACGAGCGAGTGGCGTCCCGATCTCTACGCGCGCTTCGCGCGCGAGCGCGCCCAGCCCTTCCACGATCTGCTCGCGCTCGTGCATCCGCGCCCCGCGATGCGCGCCGTCGATCTCGGCTGCGGCACCGGCGAGCTCACGCGCGTGGTCCACGACACGCTCGCTGCGTCGACCACGCGCGGCATCGACTCGAGCGAGACGATGCTCGCGAAGAGCGCGGCGTACCTCGCGCCCGGGCTCTCGTTCGCGCGCGCACCGATCGAGGCGTTCACGCCCGACGCGCCGCTCGATCTCGTGTTCTCGAACGCTGCGCTCCACTGGGTCGACGATCACCCCGCGCTCCTCGCGCGCCTCGCGTCGTTCCTCGCGCCGGGTGGACAGCTCGTCGTGCAGGTGCCCGCGAACGAGCGTCATCTCTCGCACACCGCCGCGGCCGAGGTCGCGACCGAGCCGCCGTTCCGCGCCGCGCTCGCGGGCTGGACACGCATCTCTCCGGTGCTCGAGATCAGCGAGTACGCGCGCGCGCTCCACGCGCTCGGCCTCGTCGACGTGCACGTGCGAAGGCAGGTCTATCCACACGTGCTCGACACGCGCGACGCGGTCGCCGACTGGACGCGCAGCACGCTGCTCACCGCGTACCTCACGCGCCTGCCGCGCGAGCTCCACGCGCCCTTCGAGGCGCGCTATCGCGAGCTCTTGCGCGCGCGCCTGCCCGACGAGCGCCCGTTCTTCTTCCCGTTCGAGCGCATCCTCTTCCGCGCCGTGCGATCGGAGTAG
- a CDS encoding ROK family protein, producing MRIGVDLGGTKIEAIALAEDGNITARRRIATPARDGYDAIIAAIAELVRTVEREADCEGASVGVGTPGALSPATGLLRNANTVCLNERPLDRDLSRALGRPVRIANDANCFALSEASDGAAAGAEIVFGVILGTGVGGGVVVRGSVLNGRHGIAGEWGHTPLPWPRDDERPGRACYCGRHGCVETWCSGPALAEDHRARTGETLDGPTIAARADAGDAACEATLARYVDRLARSLAIVIDVIDPDVIVLGGGVGSIARLYRDVPAQLSSWVFSDVVTTRIVPPEHGDSSGVRGAAWLWPIGGAR from the coding sequence ATGCGAATCGGGGTCGACCTCGGCGGGACGAAGATCGAAGCGATCGCGCTCGCGGAGGACGGGAACATCACCGCGCGCCGCCGCATCGCGACGCCGGCGCGCGACGGGTACGACGCGATCATCGCGGCGATCGCCGAGCTCGTCCGCACCGTCGAGCGCGAGGCCGACTGCGAGGGCGCGAGCGTCGGCGTGGGCACGCCGGGCGCGCTCTCTCCCGCGACCGGTTTGCTGCGCAACGCGAACACGGTGTGTCTCAACGAGCGCCCGCTCGATCGCGATCTGTCGCGCGCGCTCGGGCGTCCGGTGCGCATCGCGAACGACGCGAATTGCTTCGCGCTCTCGGAGGCGAGCGACGGCGCGGCAGCGGGCGCGGAGATCGTGTTCGGCGTGATCCTCGGCACCGGCGTCGGTGGCGGCGTCGTGGTGCGCGGCAGCGTGCTGAACGGTCGACACGGCATCGCCGGCGAGTGGGGCCACACACCGCTGCCCTGGCCGCGCGACGACGAGCGCCCCGGCCGCGCGTGTTACTGCGGTCGCCACGGCTGCGTGGAGACGTGGTGCTCGGGCCCCGCGCTCGCCGAGGATCATCGCGCGCGGACCGGTGAGACGCTCGACGGTCCGACCATCGCCGCGCGCGCCGACGCGGGTGATGCTGCGTGCGAGGCGACGCTCGCGCGCTACGTGGATCGCCTCGCGCGCTCGCTCGCGATCGTGATCGACGTGATCGATCCCGATGTGATCGTGCTCGGCGGCGGCGTGGGATCGATCGCGCGGCTCTATCGCGACGTGCCCGCGCAGCTGTCCTCGTGGGTGTTCAGCGACGTCGTCACCACGCGCATCGTGCCTCCGGAGCACGGCGACTCGAGCGGCGTGCGCGGCGCGGCGTGGCTCTGGCCGATCGGCGGTGCGCGATGA